A genomic stretch from Picrophilus oshimae DSM 9789 includes:
- a CDS encoding aspartate racemase/maleate isomerase family protein: MIRIGLIIPANNAAIEYDLYNMPHDDMSFHFTRMRSTGGCEPRDVKQFKRDLNNAFKMLEWSDIIVYGRTYGTHKNMDSIIEILKNPIIPEIAVKNFLNDNNYRSVFIGTPYIYERAKKESEFFNDYNVTGFFYMNKIYGIDISNTKPDEIISMLDENSDKIKDADAIYIACTALSTSNILNRIRDEFNRPVISENSAILYGIERALDININIPGL; encoded by the coding sequence ATGATAAGGATAGGTTTAATAATACCTGCAAATAACGCTGCAATAGAATATGATTTGTATAACATGCCACATGATGATATGAGCTTTCATTTTACAAGGATGAGATCCACCGGCGGCTGTGAGCCAAGGGATGTAAAACAGTTTAAAAGGGATTTAAATAATGCATTTAAAATGCTTGAATGGTCTGACATCATTGTCTATGGAAGAACCTATGGCACACATAAAAACATGGATTCAATCATCGAGATATTGAAAAATCCAATTATACCTGAAATAGCGGTAAAAAATTTTTTAAATGATAATAATTATAGATCTGTATTTATAGGCACACCTTATATATATGAAAGGGCTAAAAAGGAATCCGAATTTTTTAATGATTATAATGTAACCGGATTCTTCTATATGAATAAAATATACGGAATAGACATTTCAAACACCAAACCTGATGAGATTATATCCATGCTTGATGAAAATTCCGATAAAATAAAGGATGCAGATGCAATATATATAGCCTGCACGGCATTGAGCACATCAAATATACTAAACCGTATAAGGGATGAATTTAATAGACCGGTTATATCCGAGAACTCTGCAATACTCTATGGTATTGAAAGGGCCCTGGATATAAATATTAATATACCTGGTCTTTGA
- a CDS encoding NusA-like transcription termination signal-binding factor: MNEITIDNKTLENIKLFESYAKTRVYECLENEEMILFVVGERKLAEIFKRNPDIISALKEKINKRILLAEYSSDLLTFVKNLFFKYEIREIEIYWKENQTTIYLTIAPENIGRAIGKDSRNIKLMKDAVSRYFHIKSIIIRQK, encoded by the coding sequence ATGAATGAAATAACAATAGATAATAAAACGCTTGAAAATATAAAACTTTTTGAGAGCTATGCAAAGACAAGGGTTTATGAATGCCTTGAGAACGAAGAAATGATCCTTTTTGTCGTCGGTGAGAGAAAGCTTGCCGAGATATTTAAAAGGAATCCTGATATAATAAGCGCACTGAAGGAAAAGATAAACAAAAGGATACTACTGGCCGAATATTCCAGCGATCTTCTCACATTTGTAAAAAATCTCTTCTTTAAATACGAGATTAGGGAAATAGAGATATACTGGAAGGAAAACCAGACAACAATCTATCTTACAATTGCACCTGAGAACATAGGCCGTGCTATAGGAAAGGATAGCAGGAACATAAAACTCATGAAGGATGCGGTTTCAAGGTATTTCCACATAAAAAGCATAATAATAAGGCAGAAATAA
- the rpoA2 gene encoding DNA-directed RNA polymerase subunit A'': MSSLLWKDTKANVNNIIKNVPCYYAFEFNVENCSDGYITLNKKDFEYHVIISDVANFNDSDKIIKKRKNNLKKMIKIESIEKIDAINIDQFKMDKKIDELSSFAMGDLIKVEIKEVSEVNINSDVQSVINDGLNLGFKLPVSVAEKLVKYKKSLSTEKYEKLLNRVISELQKKEIDPYEAVGIIAAQSIGEPGTQMTMRTFHFAGVVEMNVTLGLPRLIEIVDARRVPSTPSMTIYLKKEYSNNEEKVRELIKTLENTALIDVADIITDVSEMSITVKLDERKSNERLVNINDIMNVIQKLKGIMAAQTDDKTILVKLQQESFKKLYQTQEDLKSLTIKGVPKIKRAIARYDNSERCWKIYTQGSNLKGVLDIDEVDPTRTYTNDIIEIEQVLGIEAARNAIYLEAERTLSEQGLNVDKRHLMLVADMMTFSGNVRAVGRQGISGRKSSVLARAAFEITSKHLLKAGLLGEVDQLAGVAENIIVGQPITLGTGAINLVYSGIKRVKHE, translated from the coding sequence ATGAGCTCATTGCTATGGAAGGATACAAAGGCAAATGTGAATAATATTATAAAGAATGTGCCATGCTATTACGCATTTGAATTCAACGTTGAGAATTGCAGTGACGGCTACATAACATTAAACAAGAAGGATTTTGAATACCATGTTATAATATCTGATGTGGCAAATTTCAATGATTCAGATAAGATTATTAAAAAGAGGAAGAACAACCTTAAAAAAATGATAAAAATAGAATCAATCGAAAAGATTGATGCAATAAATATAGACCAGTTCAAAATGGATAAAAAAATTGATGAGCTATCATCTTTTGCCATGGGCGATCTCATAAAAGTTGAGATAAAGGAGGTCTCTGAGGTAAACATCAACAGCGATGTTCAATCAGTTATAAACGATGGTTTAAATCTTGGATTTAAACTCCCTGTATCAGTTGCAGAAAAGCTTGTAAAATACAAAAAATCCCTGAGCACCGAAAAGTATGAAAAGCTTTTAAACCGCGTTATTTCAGAATTGCAAAAAAAGGAGATAGATCCATACGAGGCTGTTGGAATTATAGCAGCCCAGAGCATAGGGGAGCCTGGAACACAGATGACAATGAGGACTTTCCACTTCGCCGGTGTCGTTGAGATGAACGTTACGCTTGGCCTTCCAAGGTTAATTGAGATCGTTGATGCAAGAAGGGTTCCAAGCACACCATCAATGACAATATACCTTAAAAAGGAGTATTCAAACAACGAGGAAAAGGTAAGGGAGCTGATAAAAACACTTGAAAACACGGCATTAATAGATGTTGCGGATATAATCACAGACGTTTCTGAGATGAGCATTACCGTTAAGCTTGATGAAAGGAAGAGCAATGAAAGGCTTGTAAACATCAATGATATAATGAATGTAATACAGAAATTAAAGGGCATAATGGCAGCACAGACAGATGATAAAACAATACTTGTTAAGCTGCAGCAGGAATCATTCAAAAAACTTTATCAAACCCAGGAGGATCTAAAATCGCTAACAATAAAGGGCGTTCCAAAGATAAAAAGGGCCATAGCAAGGTACGATAATTCAGAACGCTGCTGGAAGATATACACGCAGGGTTCTAATCTAAAGGGCGTTCTTGATATCGATGAGGTCGATCCGACAAGGACCTACACCAACGATATTATTGAAATCGAGCAGGTTCTTGGTATAGAGGCTGCAAGGAATGCAATATACCTTGAGGCAGAAAGAACATTAAGCGAGCAGGGTTTAAATGTCGACAAAAGGCATTTAATGCTTGTTGCAGACATGATGACTTTTTCAGGAAACGTCAGGGCTGTTGGCCGTCAGGGTATATCCGGCAGGAAGAGCAGCGTTCTTGCCAGGGCAGCATTTGAGATAACATCAAAGCATCTTTTGAAGGCAGGCCTCCTTGGTGAGGTTGACCAGCTTGCCGGAGTTGCAGAAAATATTATTGTGGGCCAGCCGATAACCCTTGGTACGGGAGCAATTAACCTGGTCTACAGTGGTATAAAGAGGGTTAAGCATGAATGA